From Coregonus clupeaformis isolate EN_2021a chromosome 2, ASM2061545v1, whole genome shotgun sequence:
AAACGCACCGAGAGGGACTTTAGTGCTGAAGCTAAATGCTACTGATTTGGACGAGGGTGCGAACGGCGAGGTGTCCTATGCATTCAGTGGGCACGCACCACTCAAAGTGCGGGAGCTGTTCAGCGTGGACCAGTACACGGGTGAGATCCGAGTGAAGGGGATTGTGGACTATGAGAAAGCGAGTGTGTATGAACTGTATGTGCAGGCTAAAGACAGGGGTCCCTCGGCTGTGGCCGTGCACAGTAAGGTACTGGTGGATATCTTAGATGTGAATGACAACACGCCAGAAGTCATCCTCACCTCCGTGTCCACACCTGTCCAGGAGGACGCACCACCTGGAACGGTGATAGCCGTTATAAGCGTCATGGACCGGGACTCGGGAGAGAACGGGAATGTGGACTGCCAGATCCCCAGCAACGTCCCCTTTCAGCTCCACTCCTCTTTTAAGAACTACTACACTTTGGTGACTAGCGAGTTTCTCGACAGAGAAGCCTTCTCCGAGTACAACATCACCCTCACGGCCCGGGACTTGGGCTCCCCGTCGCTTTCCACGAGGAAAACCATCCTCGTCCAAGTGTCTGACATTAACGACAACCCCCCGCGCTTCGCTCAGCCATCATACACAGTTTATGTGACTGAGAATAACGCCCCGGGCGCATCCATTTGCTCAGTCACTGCTTTCGACCCCGATTCTAACCAGAACGCCTATCTGTCCTACTCGATTCTGGAGGGTCAGATCCAGGGTATGCCCGTGTCCACTTACGTATCCATCAACTCGGACAACGGAAACATCTACGCGCTGCGCTCCTTTGACTACGAGCAGCTAAGGAACTTTCAGATACGGGTGCAGGCTCAGGACGCCGGTTTCCCCCCACTCAGCAGCAATGTCACATTACATGTGTTCGTTTTGGACCAGAACGACAACGCTCCAGTCATCGTGTCCCCCTTGCCCAAGAACGGGACTGTGGCGACAGAGGTGGTCCCGAGGTCAGTGGATGCGGGGTACCTAGTCACCAAGATCACTGTGCTAGATGCGGACGCAGGTCAGAACTCCCGCCTCTCCTACCAGGTGCTCCAGGCTACGGACCCGGGTCTGTTTAGTGTCGCCCTCTACACAGGAGAAATCAGGACGATTCGCCGGTTCGTGGATAAGGACGCTACGAGGCAGAGACTCATCATCCTGGTCAAGGACAACGGCCAGCCGCCTCTCTCCGCCAccgtctccatcctcctctctgtgGCCGAGAACGTGCCCGAGTCCCTGTCTGATTTCGGAGACCTCACTCTGAGCCCGCAGCCCTCATCCAACCTCGCCTTCTACTTGATCGTGTCACTGAGCACCATCTCGCTAATCTTCCTGGTGGCTATTATCGTGCTGGCTGCGGTCAAGTGTTACAAGGACAGAGAGACCCCCAGCGGGTACAACCTCCCCCCCTttgcctgctgctgctgcaggggCTTCCAGCCAGAGCCACCCCCCGAGGTGTTCAAGAAATCTAACCTGAACCTGCAAATCTCCACCGGGGCTAAGGTGCCCACCAACTGCATGGAGGTAAATGGCAACGGTACTCTGTCCCAAGCCTACTGCTATAAAGTGTGTCTGACCCCCGAGTCAGCTAAGAGTGACTTTATGTTCCTGAAGCCGTGCAGCCCCAGCAGCATCCCGAGGAACAACGAGGCGAAGGATGCTGACAACTTTGCTTGGAGCGCGCACAACCGAAGCGCATCGGTGAATAACAATTCCGGAGCCACCACTCCGAATGAGGTAACGTGAGAGTAAATGTGTTTGCATTTGTGAATTTAGCCCCTTTACTTATACTGTGTGTTAATGCCCAGTTTTGTTTAAAACATAATCAAGTACTTGACATTCTATCTAATGAAGGTGAAATCATACATGCAGAAGTGTGATTATGTCTGACTGAACTTGAACAACACAGTATTCAGACATCAATGTATATCAGGCTGAGGCAAACTCTTTACTAATGCAACctacacatttttattttacatttctgTTGGTGTTTATATGTACCAtagttataggcctacagtaatgaCGTAATTAACAAAAGGAGTGTTATAATAAGAGAGTAGATATTCTATTCACAAAGGCTGAGAGAAAGATGAACAAGCACCACAGTATATTTTATATTGAACGTGTGTTGTGGAGcgtatctctctctcctcgcgcacagaacagaacagtctgCCAGAGATATCCGTTTCACAGAGCAACGGAGATGAATAAACCTCAGTCCTGTTTGTTTCGATGCTTATACATCGATCCCTAATCTATTTTTGTCTATAATCATCATTTGTCCATTatttatttgtaaacattttcGGAGTAGTATAGTAAATGAGAAATCCCATAACGTTTGTATGATTGTGTATTGGTGTGGTAGTATACAATCAATGTCATTGCATGTTCTGTCTCCTGCTATGTGATACGACTAGAGAGACATTGTCTATACTTTTCCTTCACAAACCACCAATTAGAATTGATTTCTAGTAGCGTTTGCACATAGAGTTTTTACTATATATACAAGGTTAACGGCTGACAGACAAGGTGAATGAAAGTTAGGTCATCTCGGAAATAGACCTCTGCTTTTCTGGGCTAAAGTATGCTGTCAACGACCGTTCTGGAGAATCGTGCACCTCTCCTTTGTTTGGACAGATCACCTCACTAACTATGCCTCAAGGGCACAGACATGGTCGAGCCATTATACTGCACACAACGTGGTGCATACGCAAGGGGGTCGCGTCCATTATTGATGAAAAATGGCAATGGACTGGTTTCGCGGGgacgggggaggagagggggtagggggaggagaggggctatGGACCTGGCTGGGACGTGGCGTGCCTGTAGATTGCCCTGGCGAGGAGAGAGATGTGGATCGGTGTTTTGTCCCGAACGAGGGAAGGGTGGGGGAGACGGTgggagggacgagagagagaggaaggcgaGATGTCGACACCGCTGTTGTCGGAGTCACTAGATGGGACCGGCAGACCGTGAATGTGATGTGTGCGTATTGCCCATTGTACATCTCTATAATCTGGTACAATGTAAGCAGACAGTGACGGATAAACGGACACTTTTTTCCTAGAATATCCCATCTCCGTATAGACTGAAGACTAAAAATGTCAGTCCCATTCATAGCAGGAACACCTCTAGCCATATAAAGACCTTGATTCGAGGTCATGATGATTGTTCTGCTCGTAGCTATGTCCCTCCAGGGGCTTGGTGTCCTTGATGACGTTAATTGGTTCCCTTAAATCACCCCTGTGTTCCCCGAGAGTCACTCTCCCATATGAGTGTAATTGGATGTGTGCACAGCATGTCGCGGATCGGCGGATGACACGAAAACACCTCAAAGACTTACCAACTAAACAGTGGGATGGTTGCATAGCCTATTGTCAACCATAACAATGTTGTATGTAGACCTACATGTCGGCCTAGTGTAATCTCAGCAGGGTGATAAAAAATGCATAAATTGAAGGTGAAAGAGGAGACAGATTAGGCCTCTCCAACACACAGGTCAACTGTTCTGTGAAACAGACTGATCAGCTGAGATGACCTAGATAATGGACGGCACAACTTTTCCCGCTTCTCAGCAAGACGTAATTAAAAGCTGATCTTCTCAGAGAATCATGGCAATATTCATGTAAAAAATGATACATAAAACACAAAAAACAATTACGTGTATAATTTGGTTAATTTCCTGAGTGCCTCGGTTTCCTTTTAATATTAAAATCGTGTTTTCCTTTAATCCCAGGTGGGTCCTAATTGGTTTTTGTGCAGAGCTGGCGTGGAATGTATTTTGAATACCGATTCTAATAATACGCTCACATCGCATTCTCCTTGTTAACAGTCCTAAATGAATTAACAGAGCGTGGAATCCACAATATGACACTTATTCCCGGAATAAATATCATTCAGGAGTGCCCGTCCCCCTCCCCTGCTGTGTTGTGCTGCAGAGGATGAAAGCGAAATAAGTGACAGGCGAGTCATTGCTCATGGCACCGCGCACATCCTCGCTGCGTTCTAAAAAAAAGGCCACAGGGAGGCAGTCAAGCTCCATGAAAAGAATATAACTTAATTAAGACCTCCGTTCCTTAAAGGTCCAATACAGCCGTTTTTATTGAAATATCACGTCATTTCTGGGTTAcagttaagtaccttactgtgattgttttcaataaaaATGGTCAAAAGGtgacaaaaatagctttttagcagagagcaatttctcaagcaataattttgctaggactgtctgggagtggtctgagtgaggaggggaaaaCTAAAacctagctgttattggcagagaggtttggaactctctaaTTGGGCTATTAACTTATTTACCACATGGTGATGTcaacaggcaggccaaaactccatcccaccacaaCAGGCCGAAAtatcaggcagtcttttcaaacagctcttacacttaaAGGGCATCttgatcattttcacaatttcacagtattattccaacctcatagtgtggaaatatacagtgccttcggaaagtattcagaccccttgacttttttcacattctGTTACCTTTTTACAGCCTTTTTAAAtcctcatgaatctacacacaataccccataatgacaaagagaaaacaggtttttagaagtgtttgcaaatttattaaaaataaaaaactgaaatatcttacataagtattcagaccctttgctatgagactcgaaattgagctcaggtgcattctgcttcctgtttccattggtcatacttgagatgtttctacaacttgactggagtccacctgtggtaaattacatTGATTTTATATGATTTggcaaggcacacacctgtctatataaggtcccacagttgacagtgcatgtcagagcaaaaaccaacccatgaggtcaaaggaattgtccataaagctctgagacaggattttgtgtcaaggcacagatctggggaagggtaccaaaaaatgtctgcagcattgaaggtccccaagaacacagtggcctccatcattgttaaatggaaggagtttggaaccaccaagactcttcctagagctggccgacccgccaaactgagcaatcgggggagaagggccttggtcagggaggtgaccaagaacctgatggtcaatctgacagagctctagagttcctctgtggagatgggagaaccttccagaaggactaccatctctgcagcactccaccaatcaggcctttatggtagagtggccagacggaagcccctcctaagtaaaaggcacatgacagcctgcttggagtttgccaaaaggcacctaaagactctcagaccgttctctggtctgatgaaaccaagattgaactcttttccCTGAATGCCAggtctggatgaaacctggcaccatccctacggtgaagcatggtggtggcagcatcatgctgtggggatgtttttcagtggcagggactgggagaggcaaagatgaacggagcaaagtacagagagatccttgatgaaaacctgctccagagcgctcaggacctcagactgtggtgaagattcaccttccaacaggaccacgactctaagcacacagccaagacaacgcaggagtggcttcgggacaagtctctgaatgtccttgaggggcccagccagagcccgggacctgaacctgatcaaacatctctggagagacctgaaaatagcggtgcagcgacgctccccatccaacctgacagagcttgagaggatctgcagagaagaatgggagaaactccccaaatacaggtgtgccaagcttgtagcgtcatacccaagaagactcgaggctgtaatcgctgccaaaggtgcatcaacaaagtactgagtaaagtgtctaatatttcagttttatgtttttaatacatttgcaaaaatgtctaaaaacctgtttttgctgtgtcattatggggtattgtgtgtagattgatgagggaaaaaaactattttatcaattttagaataaggctgtaacataacaaaatgtggaaaatgtcaaggggtctgaatactttccgaaggcactgtatataaaacacaggaaaatcacgtttctgactgcactgggcctttaaagtgacatgaatataatataaaatatggAAATGAATAGAAGTCTACTATTGAATATTTACTGAGAAAACATTGAATCACTGTTCTTATCAAAGCTCATCTCTTTAACGAGGCCATTGCATCAGTAGGCTATATCACTGTTAAATTTTTTGTCAGACAGGACATGTTTTAAGATCTTATTTTCTCTCTAAATCTATAGCTCAAGCAACCAAACACAGACTGGACCCTCACAAAGAACCAGAACTCCTCTCTGAAAAGGTAACAATCACTTTTAACATTTAAACTTACAACTACATCAGCATACCAGTGTTTGAGATAGAACGTCATTAATGTATTAATGCCGGTGTGTGGTCATGACATAACACGATATGTGATTCTTCATGGATGGATCTATATCTTCTGCAGCTATAACTCTATCAACATGGACGGCACTCTGATGAGGAAGGCCATGCATGCAGACCCAGAGAACTACATGACACCCATGACTGGCCAGTACTGGACCTGGGGCACCCGCATGAGGGGTGCGTGAGGGGCttgaaacacacacgcacacacacacacacacacacacacacaaacacacacacacacacacaatacagagagagagctaatGCCTCTCCCTGGATAATACCAAACAGAGAATGAGCAGGTATCTTATGATGACATAAGTACCACTTCCACagcgtttatgtgtgtgtgtgtctgtaatatCCATCCCACCTTGATTTCAGTCATACATTATATTAATCAACATTATGTCTCTTCTTCCACAGACTATAAGATGTCTCCTCCTGCCACTGGGCCTCCTCTTCGCTCCTGGACCCCCCGGTGCACCCCATCaccccagcaacagccccaaccccaaccccagcagcctcagcaacctccactccccccccacccccatcctcaCCCCCATCCTCACCCTCACCCCCACCCACCTCCAGACTACCAACATAACGTGTACATCCCGGGCACGCCGTCGGCCCTGTGCACCCTGAGGCCAGCAGCCACCCACCACCGCAGCGAGCTGGATGTCCACAACTCCTTCTCCACCTTCGGCAAGAAAATACGCTTCATCCACAACTACGAGCCCCAGACAGACGCAGCAGCAGCTGTCATCAACAACGACCTGTATAATGATTAATAATGGAACTCTGAGAGagggaatgagtgagtgagtagcCTCTATggtatgaatgaatgaatgaatgaatgaatgaatgaatgaatgaatgaatgaatgagccCTATGTTCTGTAAACATAGAAAACATACTAAGGACAGAGAGTTAAACGAAAAGGGATTAATTAATGACTGAATTAATTAAATAAGTGTACAAACTGAGGAATTAATAAATTAACTTTAAACATCTATACTAACCGAAAGAGGGATATGGACTAATATTGAGAAGATGAATGGATGAATCCAAGAAGAGTGATCTTTAAACCGTTTTTAGATCTGCCACTGTTGGCTATTGTTATTTTGGATACATTACTGTCACATGTTTTCCACAGTCTGTTTTTCAATTGATGAcatttactattattattattattgttttgacAATCAGCCTGGAGCACATTTTTGATGAGAAACATCCAAATAGCCTAAGATTGGACAGCGCTTTGCACATtgttataaatatgaattatATTTTTGAATGTTTACGAAAATGAAAACGGACACAAATAACCAAGTTGCA
This genomic window contains:
- the LOC121532755 gene encoding protocadherin beta-15-like, producing the protein MEHRLLSTRWTPLTGLVVCLLVCACVVDLVLAQIRYSIPEELEHGAFIGNIAEDLGLDVAKLSSRRFRIVSGAKKQYLEVNLENGILFVNEKIDREELCERSPTCFLHLQVVIENPLELFRVEVEILDVNDKSPSFPWSEFNLEITESAAPGSRFPLESAQDQDVGTNSLRSYQLSSNEHFVLNIQTRNDRSKFAELVLETPLDREQQKTHEMVLTAVDGGSPERSGTALITITVLDANDNMPVFDRSVYRASLVENAPRGTLVLKLNATDLDEGANGEVSYAFSGHAPLKVRELFSVDQYTGEIRVKGIVDYEKASVYELYVQAKDRGPSAVAVHSKVLVDILDVNDNTPEVILTSVSTPVQEDAPPGTVIAVISVMDRDSGENGNVDCQIPSNVPFQLHSSFKNYYTLVTSEFLDREAFSEYNITLTARDLGSPSLSTRKTILVQVSDINDNPPRFAQPSYTVYVTENNAPGASICSVTAFDPDSNQNAYLSYSILEGQIQGMPVSTYVSINSDNGNIYALRSFDYEQLRNFQIRVQAQDAGFPPLSSNVTLHVFVLDQNDNAPVIVSPLPKNGTVATEVVPRSVDAGYLVTKITVLDADAGQNSRLSYQVLQATDPGLFSVALYTGEIRTIRRFVDKDATRQRLIILVKDNGQPPLSATVSILLSVAENVPESLSDFGDLTLSPQPSSNLAFYLIVSLSTISLIFLVAIIVLAAVKCYKDRETPSGYNLPPFACCCCRGFQPEPPPEVFKKSNLNLQISTGAKVPTNCMEVNGNGTLSQAYCYKVCLTPESAKSDFMFLKPCSPSSIPRNNEAKDADNFAWSAHNRSASVNNNSGATTPNELKQPNTDWTLTKNQNSSLKSYNSINMDGTLMRKAMHADPENYMTPMTGQYWTWGTRMRDYKMSPPATGPPLRSWTPRCTPSPQQQPQPQPQQPQQPPLPPHPHPHPHPHPHPHPPPDYQHNVYIPGTPSALCTLRPAATHHRSELDVHNSFSTFGKKIRFIHNYEPQTDAAAAVINNDLYND